The Mustela erminea isolate mMusErm1 chromosome 18, mMusErm1.Pri, whole genome shotgun sequence genome has a window encoding:
- the HIGD1B gene encoding HIG1 domain family member 1B: MSANKGWWAPPEGEDSVSQKFLRKTRESPLVPVGLGCCLAVAAYRIYRLKARGSTKMSIHLIHTRVAAQACAVGAVMLGAVYTMYRDYIKRSAQDPGEK; encoded by the exons ATGTCTGCAAACAAAGGCTGGTGGGCACCACCTGAGGGCGAAGACAGTGTGTCTCAGAAGTTCCTGAGGAAGACCAGGGAGTCTCCGCTGGTGCCTGTCG GCTTAGGATGCTGCCTGGCAGTGGCAGCCTACCGGATTTATCGGCTGAAGGCACGTGGTTCCACCAAGATGTCCATACACCTGATTCACACCCGCGTGGCAGCGCAGGCCTGTGCCGTGGGTGCGGTCATGCTAG GTGCTGTGTACACGATGTACAGAGACTACATCAAGAGATCAGCACAGGACCCCGGGGAGAAGTAG